A genomic segment from Pseudobacteriovorax antillogorgiicola encodes:
- the gspD gene encoding type II secretion system secretin GspD — protein MSVIKIAVLIFTLSLGFQVFAQGQDRPGADGVPEGQELVSIDFPEPTDIKDIIRAVALWTGKNVILGKGVNGKVQMISPRKVTKEEAYQAFLSALNVLGLTTVETGKVIKILPTRNALKGNLRIYQGTSWAPRTDKLITQIVPLKYIDAKQIQTTLSRIVSTNSMIAYQPTNTLIISDTGYKVRRILQIVELLDVAGQQPKVALVPIRYGDAKSISSKVSEILKASAGSGSKKGKAQFRTYKITVDERSNSVVIFGPPRTIQDVKDLVRKFDFPIDDPSNQAAIRVRFLDYADAKKLATTLSSLAQGANDRSRSRTIGRVRRTTRSTNTKNEDNSSAPVADLGDNVKITADESSNSLLITGSRAAYETINSIVRKLDRRRAQVYVEADILDVNLSNNLNFGTSILFGKASDGTVQSYGWQGKNMAPIIAAGDGENTSLDIAAKQGIAEALGRDFTIGVLAAQTVEIPGIGDVRPGGLISMLKADGNTRVLASPHLLTSNNETAKIVVGSKIFYKTAKTSATIGAGAIEDVKDVDADLSLEMKPNVAHSGNYVTLKLDLEANEGSIDANTNLPNISKRQTSQLVTVKNGQTAVISGLVKRREEESFQKIPLLGDIPILGWLFRNSTISKATTSLMIFLTPHVVFGANDLAAIYEKKVEQRDELLRSAFGFDEDDAFYRALPTKKDGVYQADAQDAMEEEQRRQFLKDLQEEMGVGEGGDERQDDAPTREELETPTPVPVPLDSDGGDGGEARLSPAEIDPPEPVDPPEDPIIPDDQD, from the coding sequence GTGAGCGTTATAAAAATCGCTGTTTTGATTTTTACGTTGAGTCTTGGCTTTCAGGTTTTCGCTCAAGGACAAGATAGACCGGGAGCCGATGGCGTGCCCGAAGGGCAGGAACTGGTGAGCATCGACTTTCCAGAGCCAACGGACATTAAGGATATTATCCGGGCTGTGGCCCTGTGGACAGGAAAGAATGTCATACTTGGCAAGGGTGTCAATGGCAAGGTTCAGATGATTTCGCCGCGGAAGGTGACCAAAGAGGAAGCCTATCAAGCATTTCTTTCCGCATTGAACGTCCTTGGCTTGACCACAGTAGAAACTGGCAAGGTCATCAAAATTTTGCCAACTCGCAATGCCCTCAAGGGTAACCTTAGAATCTATCAAGGTACGTCGTGGGCACCTCGCACCGATAAGCTCATCACGCAGATTGTGCCCTTGAAATACATTGATGCCAAGCAGATACAAACGACCCTATCGCGCATCGTTTCGACCAACTCGATGATCGCTTACCAGCCGACCAATACCCTGATCATTAGTGACACTGGCTACAAAGTGCGACGGATTTTGCAAATTGTAGAGCTTCTCGATGTTGCTGGTCAGCAGCCTAAGGTCGCTCTTGTACCTATTCGCTATGGTGATGCTAAGAGCATTTCATCGAAGGTATCAGAGATTTTGAAAGCGTCAGCGGGTTCGGGTAGTAAGAAGGGTAAGGCTCAATTCCGTACCTATAAAATCACTGTTGATGAACGCTCGAACTCAGTGGTTATATTTGGGCCGCCTAGAACCATCCAAGACGTGAAAGATTTGGTTCGAAAATTTGACTTCCCCATCGATGATCCTTCGAACCAAGCGGCCATACGCGTAAGATTCCTAGATTATGCGGACGCAAAGAAGTTGGCGACAACCTTGTCATCCTTAGCTCAAGGAGCTAATGACCGTAGCCGCAGTCGAACCATTGGCCGCGTGCGTCGAACCACGAGAAGCACCAATACCAAAAACGAAGATAACTCCTCGGCCCCTGTCGCGGATCTTGGCGATAACGTGAAGATTACCGCAGACGAAAGCTCGAACTCTCTATTGATTACTGGTAGCCGTGCGGCATACGAGACTATCAACTCTATCGTTCGTAAACTGGATCGTCGTCGAGCCCAGGTTTACGTGGAAGCTGATATTCTAGATGTCAATCTCTCAAACAATCTAAACTTTGGTACCTCGATCTTATTCGGTAAAGCGAGCGATGGCACGGTGCAATCCTACGGTTGGCAAGGTAAGAATATGGCCCCCATCATCGCAGCAGGGGATGGCGAAAATACCTCCTTAGATATCGCAGCGAAGCAGGGGATTGCTGAAGCCTTGGGTCGAGACTTCACCATTGGAGTCTTAGCGGCGCAAACGGTGGAAATTCCAGGGATTGGTGACGTTCGACCTGGTGGCCTAATCTCGATGCTAAAGGCAGATGGTAACACGAGAGTTCTCGCGTCACCTCACCTCCTAACCTCAAATAATGAGACAGCTAAAATCGTTGTCGGTAGTAAAATCTTTTATAAGACAGCAAAAACCAGCGCGACCATAGGTGCAGGAGCGATTGAAGATGTTAAGGATGTAGATGCTGATCTTAGCCTTGAAATGAAGCCCAACGTCGCCCACTCCGGCAACTATGTGACCTTGAAACTTGATCTGGAGGCCAACGAGGGCAGCATCGATGCCAATACCAATTTGCCAAATATCAGCAAAAGGCAAACATCGCAGCTGGTCACAGTTAAAAATGGCCAGACGGCCGTTATTTCTGGTCTCGTTAAGCGAAGGGAAGAGGAAAGCTTCCAGAAGATTCCTCTGCTTGGAGATATTCCCATCCTAGGCTGGTTATTTAGAAATTCTACAATCAGCAAAGCGACTACGAGCTTGATGATCTTTTTGACTCCTCATGTGGTTTTCGGTGCGAACGACCTCGCAGCAATCTACGAGAAGAAAGTCGAGCAACGGGATGAGCTCCTCCGCTCAGCATTTGGCTTTGATGAGGACGATGCCTTCTATCGGGCTCTGCCCACGAAAAAAGATGGCGTTTACCAGGCGGATGCCCAGGATGCGATGGAAGAAGAGCAGAGACGCCAGTTTTTAAAAGACCTTCAAGAAGAAATGGGTGTTGGCGAAGGTGGTGACGAGCGGCAGGACGATGCTCCTACCAGAGAAGAGCTAGAGACACCAACTCCTGTGCCTGTGCCTCTTGATAGCGATGGCGGCGATGGTGGTGAGGCTCGCTTATCGCCGGCTGAGATCGATCCTCCAGAGCCGGTTGATCCTCCTGAAGACCCAATAATTCCAGACGATCAAGATTAA
- the gspE gene encoding type II secretion system ATPase GspE codes for MSDDHNEENEKSEGLSVPKWTSLPTVDFRSLQHKTLGQILIETDRINEKQLVEALNHQQEENNYRKLGEVLVEKEYVSEEEMLKALALQLDLPYYDRLPINDIDPALVDSIPIQFCRDNKILPIARDDFNVTVVVSDPLNIYPLDDLRLILSTNINMIVSPPGVIENSINRVFERANDASQKVLDELNVGEMGADEDLEETRDLLESTDDEKPIIRLVNSILARAVKERASDIHIEPLENEVLVRFRIDGMLQDKTSIPKRHAGSLASRIKIIGKLNIAEKRVPQDGRIPIKVAGKDIDVRLSVLPVSFGERVVMRLLDKSAGGKRLDQMGLENQMYNQLCDLVEQKHGIVLVTGPTGSGKSTLLYASLMHINTTDINILTIEDPVEYQVSGIGQIEVKEKIGMTFASGLRSILRQDPDVIMIGEIRDSETAKIAVQASITGHLVLSTVHTNDTASTVTRFLDFGVQPFQLSSAVLGIVATRLLRKLCAHCHEAYTPSDEELHILGVTRESIEGKTIYRAGPGCEKCFGIGYFGRVGVYELLQFDDEIRNLILKTQDSKSIKKLAVEKGMVTLRDSALQKVVNGETSLEEAIRKTQVDDIEMDVGAEKGS; via the coding sequence ATGTCCGACGATCATAACGAAGAAAACGAAAAGTCAGAGGGTCTTTCGGTGCCGAAGTGGACAAGTCTACCAACAGTAGACTTTCGTAGTCTTCAGCATAAGACGCTTGGCCAGATTCTCATCGAAACCGATCGGATCAATGAAAAGCAGTTGGTCGAAGCGCTAAATCACCAGCAAGAAGAGAATAACTACCGGAAGCTCGGGGAAGTGCTTGTAGAGAAGGAGTATGTGAGCGAAGAGGAGATGCTTAAGGCATTGGCGCTACAGCTTGACCTCCCATATTACGACCGACTTCCGATCAATGATATCGACCCTGCACTCGTTGATAGTATTCCAATTCAGTTTTGCCGGGATAATAAGATTCTGCCCATTGCTCGTGACGACTTCAATGTCACGGTTGTGGTGTCAGACCCACTGAATATTTATCCCCTGGATGATCTACGCCTGATCCTATCAACCAATATTAATATGATCGTTAGCCCTCCGGGTGTTATCGAGAATAGTATCAACCGTGTTTTTGAGCGAGCGAACGATGCCTCGCAAAAAGTGTTGGACGAACTAAATGTCGGAGAGATGGGGGCGGACGAGGATCTTGAAGAAACCCGTGACTTGCTTGAATCTACCGATGATGAAAAGCCGATCATCCGCTTGGTGAATAGTATCCTTGCCCGAGCTGTGAAAGAACGAGCTTCAGATATTCACATTGAGCCGTTGGAAAATGAAGTTTTGGTTCGTTTTAGAATTGACGGCATGTTGCAGGATAAAACGTCCATTCCAAAGCGTCATGCGGGCTCCTTGGCTTCCCGTATTAAGATCATTGGTAAGCTTAATATTGCTGAGAAACGGGTTCCTCAGGATGGCCGGATTCCTATTAAAGTCGCTGGTAAGGATATCGACGTTCGTCTTTCAGTACTGCCGGTATCATTCGGCGAGCGGGTCGTGATGCGTCTTCTCGATAAGTCTGCTGGTGGTAAGCGACTCGATCAGATGGGCCTCGAAAACCAGATGTACAATCAGTTGTGTGACTTGGTTGAACAGAAACACGGTATCGTTCTTGTTACAGGGCCTACTGGTTCTGGTAAGAGTACCTTGCTCTATGCATCGCTAATGCACATCAACACCACAGACATCAACATTCTTACAATCGAAGACCCGGTGGAATACCAGGTTTCTGGAATTGGTCAGATCGAGGTAAAAGAAAAGATCGGGATGACCTTTGCTAGCGGTCTGCGGTCTATCCTTCGACAAGACCCCGATGTGATCATGATTGGTGAGATTCGAGACAGTGAAACGGCGAAGATCGCGGTACAAGCCTCGATCACTGGTCACTTAGTTTTGTCTACCGTCCATACCAATGATACGGCTTCCACAGTAACAAGATTCTTGGACTTCGGTGTTCAACCCTTCCAGCTGTCTTCGGCGGTGCTTGGGATCGTCGCGACCAGGCTTCTTAGAAAACTATGTGCTCATTGCCACGAAGCATACACCCCCAGTGATGAAGAACTTCATATCCTTGGGGTCACCCGTGAAAGTATTGAAGGTAAAACCATCTACCGAGCCGGACCTGGTTGCGAAAAGTGCTTCGGCATTGGTTATTTTGGCCGAGTAGGTGTTTACGAGCTGCTACAGTTCGATGATGAAATTCGAAATTTGATCCTTAAGACACAAGATTCCAAGTCAATTAAGAAGCTTGCTGTAGAAAAGGGGATGGTAACTCTCCGTGATTCCGCTTTGCAAAAGGTGGTTAATGGAGAAACCTCGTTGGAAGAAGCGATTCGGAAAACTCAAGTGGACGATATTGAGATGGATGTCGGCGCAGAAAAGGGGTCCTAA
- a CDS encoding type II secretion system F family protein, with protein MPIYSYKGYDAGTGANRKGKVDAESERAARQHLRQKQKIIVADIKEEGPASSSTKSSGGSASFSLFTPRVSLAELSVMVRQFATLQGAHVPLDESLKALVSQMENPTLRSTLAAVKDSVSEGKSLADSSAAYPGIFNNLYVNMVRAGETSGTLSTVLLRLADFLEYQVTIRGKIMQAMMYPTIMIIASLAIVGFLVVFIVPKLAKVFSNMKVAVPWYTQALMDFSEFMQLYWYTIPAMALVIFFTFRGWKSSEKGARQWDVVQIKAPVVGSVILMVAVSRFTKTLSTLLSSGVPIIQALDITKNVVNNKVLSEVIEQAKIEVQEGNSLASCINRSGVFPGLVTHMIATGEKTGELEQMLAHVAKAYDAEVEQKIAKMITLIEPIMMLFLLVIAVVVIGAMVMPMMDVMKQVR; from the coding sequence ATGCCAATTTACTCTTACAAAGGATACGATGCGGGCACCGGTGCCAATCGCAAGGGTAAAGTGGATGCTGAGTCGGAAAGGGCCGCGAGGCAACATCTGCGACAGAAGCAGAAGATCATTGTCGCTGATATAAAAGAAGAAGGCCCTGCAAGCAGCTCTACCAAAAGCTCAGGCGGGAGCGCAAGCTTCAGTCTTTTTACTCCTCGGGTTAGTCTTGCAGAACTTTCAGTTATGGTCCGGCAGTTTGCGACGCTCCAAGGTGCTCATGTGCCTCTCGATGAGAGCTTAAAGGCCCTTGTATCTCAGATGGAAAATCCCACTCTTCGGAGTACTCTTGCGGCGGTGAAGGACAGTGTGTCCGAAGGTAAGTCCCTAGCCGACTCCTCGGCAGCCTACCCAGGAATCTTCAACAACCTATATGTAAACATGGTTAGAGCCGGTGAAACATCCGGAACCTTATCTACTGTGCTTTTGCGTTTGGCTGACTTTTTAGAATACCAAGTCACGATCCGGGGTAAAATCATGCAGGCCATGATGTATCCTACAATTATGATCATTGCCTCACTTGCGATTGTTGGCTTCTTGGTAGTGTTTATTGTTCCCAAGCTTGCCAAGGTCTTTAGCAATATGAAGGTTGCAGTGCCGTGGTATACCCAAGCTCTGATGGATTTCTCAGAGTTCATGCAGCTCTACTGGTATACCATCCCAGCTATGGCACTGGTGATATTCTTCACGTTTCGTGGCTGGAAAAGCAGTGAGAAGGGTGCGCGACAGTGGGACGTGGTTCAGATCAAAGCCCCGGTGGTGGGCTCTGTGATCCTGATGGTCGCCGTGTCTCGCTTTACGAAAACATTATCGACCCTTCTGTCGTCAGGGGTTCCCATTATTCAAGCTTTGGATATCACCAAAAATGTCGTAAACAATAAGGTGCTATCTGAAGTGATTGAGCAGGCCAAGATTGAAGTTCAAGAAGGCAACAGCCTGGCAAGCTGTATCAACCGCAGTGGGGTTTTCCCAGGTCTAGTGACCCATATGATCGCAACCGGCGAGAAAACTGGCGAGCTAGAACAGATGTTGGCCCACGTAGCGAAGGCTTACGATGCGGAAGTTGAGCAGAAGATTGCCAAGATGATTACCTTGATCGAACCGATTATGATGTTATTTTTGCTGGTAATCGCAGTGGTTGTAATTGGGGCCATGGTTATGCCAATGATGGATGTGATGAAGCAAGTGCGATAG
- the gspG gene encoding type II secretion system major pseudopilin GspG has protein sequence MMTFKTIKNLMLRPFGDEERRSEIGMSIIEILIVIALMGTVMAILVTNLTGQQEEALKDAARLGMGQIETNLQLYKVHNFRYPTTEQGLRALVEKPSNAKRWRGPYMDANKMNDPWDNEYQYESDGRSFKIISPGIDGVVGSEDDIVYPEEAGGDTGEG, from the coding sequence ATGATGACGTTCAAGACGATTAAAAATTTGATGTTGAGACCCTTTGGTGATGAGGAGAGACGCTCAGAAATAGGTATGAGTATCATTGAAATCCTCATCGTGATTGCCCTTATGGGTACTGTTATGGCGATCTTGGTGACCAACCTTACAGGACAGCAGGAAGAGGCACTTAAAGATGCCGCGCGTCTTGGAATGGGACAGATAGAAACCAATCTGCAGCTCTACAAGGTTCATAATTTCCGCTATCCGACAACCGAGCAAGGCTTGCGGGCGCTGGTGGAAAAGCCTTCCAATGCTAAGCGTTGGCGGGGGCCCTATATGGACGCCAATAAGATGAACGACCCCTGGGATAACGAGTATCAGTATGAGTCTGATGGCCGCTCGTTTAAGATTATCTCACCTGGGATCGATGGCGTTGTCGGCAGTGAAGATGACATTGTTTATCCTGAAGAGGCAGGCGGTGATACGGGTGAGGGTTAA
- a CDS encoding Tfp pilus assembly protein FimT/FimU — MRQQPLDRRTLRGSAGFSLIEVILVIAVVGSVFVMVLPNLGVIGTTEAAGKLSTLSGDIRSAFDLAVLNRKPYRMVFEFNSGDYYLETTDRTDFKIMPESLERELTEDDLRQREEEFNELYEEYKELAGKEVEDEEGETMIPPTSPVLKAFDQLKPPKWTRVNDIEWIGRSLGPYYAIQDMQTEHHARLIRLQEYEDQAVAYLYFFPHGYVERAVIHIGAKLDDYEIDPEEIPYTVTTRPYEGLADVQSGYIEVNIFEDRERR, encoded by the coding sequence TTGCGACAGCAGCCTTTAGATCGGCGCACTCTTAGGGGGAGTGCCGGTTTCAGTTTGATCGAAGTGATACTCGTGATTGCTGTTGTAGGCTCGGTATTTGTTATGGTCCTACCGAACCTTGGTGTGATCGGTACCACGGAAGCTGCAGGTAAGTTAAGTACCCTGTCTGGAGACATTCGTTCGGCGTTTGATTTGGCCGTGCTCAATCGTAAGCCCTATCGTATGGTATTTGAGTTTAACTCAGGCGATTATTACTTAGAAACAACCGATCGAACTGACTTTAAAATCATGCCGGAATCTCTTGAACGCGAGCTTACCGAGGACGACCTTCGGCAGCGAGAAGAAGAGTTCAATGAGCTTTACGAGGAGTATAAGGAGCTGGCTGGCAAGGAAGTGGAAGATGAAGAAGGCGAAACGATGATTCCTCCCACATCGCCAGTTCTGAAGGCCTTCGATCAGCTTAAGCCCCCCAAGTGGACGAGAGTGAACGATATCGAGTGGATCGGTCGGTCCCTGGGCCCATATTACGCGATCCAAGATATGCAGACTGAGCACCACGCTCGCTTAATACGCTTGCAGGAGTACGAAGACCAAGCTGTGGCTTATCTTTACTTTTTCCCCCATGGTTATGTGGAGCGTGCCGTCATTCATATTGGTGCCAAACTGGATGACTATGAAATTGATCCAGAGGAAATTCCCTATACTGTGACAACTCGTCCGTACGAGGGCTTGGCCGATGTTCAGTCAGGCTATATTGAAGTCAACATTTTTGAAGATCGGGAACGTCGCTAA
- a CDS encoding type II secretion system protein GspJ → MINIELKRIRYRSEEGMTFLEVIFAIMILLVLSITAATLMRTGVDLQLSLSEQARVSHRLAVAMKRLTNDLQHAYMIERQRPEYLYTTRKMKTHFEVKTRGNNATVMLTTMNNKPMVANSPEADQTFVVYKIEQDTDTGMSNLYRGQTKYIPEDFRENDVPMEVLAKNVRSLRVRPWDGTDWKDEWNSSKSEWRDLLPYMVQIEIEAYEVDPLEGERFEEADQPYSTMRTVVYIPRSWGSSQKKQPSSQPPKYQ, encoded by the coding sequence GTGATAAACATTGAACTAAAAAGGATACGCTATCGATCTGAGGAAGGTATGACCTTCCTAGAGGTGATCTTTGCCATAATGATTCTTCTCGTCTTATCCATTACGGCAGCCACCTTGATGCGTACAGGAGTTGATCTTCAACTGTCCTTATCTGAGCAGGCACGGGTATCTCATCGGCTGGCGGTAGCTATGAAAAGACTCACCAACGACCTGCAGCATGCCTATATGATAGAGCGTCAGCGACCTGAATACCTCTACACCACAAGAAAGATGAAGACCCACTTTGAAGTGAAGACAAGGGGCAATAATGCAACGGTGATGCTGACCACTATGAACAACAAACCGATGGTGGCAAACTCTCCCGAAGCGGATCAAACCTTCGTGGTCTATAAGATTGAACAGGACACAGACACTGGCATGAGCAACTTATATCGTGGCCAAACAAAGTACATTCCCGAAGACTTTCGCGAGAATGATGTGCCGATGGAAGTTTTAGCGAAGAACGTACGATCGCTCAGAGTTCGTCCCTGGGATGGAACCGATTGGAAAGATGAGTGGAATAGCAGCAAATCTGAGTGGCGCGATCTCTTGCCTTACATGGTGCAGATCGAGATCGAAGCCTACGAAGTCGATCCACTTGAGGGAGAGCGTTTTGAAGAGGCTGATCAGCCTTACTCTACCATGAGGACAGTGGTATATATACCTCGTTCATGGGGCTCAAGTCAGAAGAAGCAACCGTCATCCCAACCCCCAAAGTATCAGTGA